Proteins encoded within one genomic window of Anopheles gambiae chromosome 3, idAnoGambNW_F1_1, whole genome shotgun sequence:
- the LOC1279511 gene encoding ubiquitin carboxyl-terminal hydrolase 35 isoform X1 — protein sequence MAINQNTTDSSFQSSGNGGSSSATALRVLLEQLLLQSVNNGDANFLTEVEYQKICEYIVVLLVGDQIDATTKQEIRSLRSLADKITKQFQQLIERKAFRELVKDCLEKMYTADALSVKKLPSPFATIMLALMDPQQGVAWILSKNMIDEHIRKILTVFIDWLCKINFAPNLNVWIVQMVEGLMAKGRTNCILSVRKDKLKQCKEVMQLPLYQQQVGPVINCLEACGDLQLDNSRLSYSCTERYDNALDADNSLTRSNARVGLVNLGNTCYMNSVVQALAMTKQSVNPFLSRNLPICRTMYVFYFILLFFRFCTEVLLKQIDAPPFSEIQQLLALLIHSRRPELTPRAVLASTRPPGFAPGYQQDSSEFLSYLLDRLHEQEKKILNGNVTQQHNTSALISPNGSGTIATNSTKTLVQKTFEGQLSVGCLCTVCNSTNHTTETFRSLDLSFPEDSDLSAAGDGTHSVQKLLDYFCSSEKLVGENQYFCDRCRQLRDCERSVTVAVPPQNLILTIKHFRYDQSRNLRAKLMNKILHNEDISLTITDEAGHCRQLHYRNYAVVVHYGTSMDSGHYYTYAQDGTGTWFKFNDNYVTECTTSELQNIPSPNTPYILFYQLVTNNASEATEAAASSADQPIGSSYGEISSGMNESFPALNELPIRLQEFVRDDNLLYHREVQEQRDKKASKLPLLSFGGSGGNRRQSDDYDDPPPSSCGSKWLQSSNNFIF from the exons ATGGCTATCAACCAAAACACAACCGATTCGTCGTTCCAAAGCTCTGGGAATGGTGGCAGTAGTTCAGCTACTGCCTTGCGTGTGCTGCTTGAGCAATTGCTGCTCCAAAGCGTCAACAATGGTGATGCAAACTTTCTCACCGAGGTCGAATATCAGAAAATTTGCGAATACATCGTGGTCCTGCTCGTGGGCGATCAAATCGATGCGACGACCAAGCAAGAAATTCGCAGCCTTCGTTCGCTAGCCGACAAAATTACCAAACAATTCCAGCAGCTGATTGAGCGGAAGGCGTTCCGCGAACTGGTGAAGGATTGCCTCGAAAAGATGTACACGGCCGATGCACTGTCGGTGAAAAAACTCCCCTCGCCGTTTGCCACGATCATGCTGGCGCTCATGGATCCCCAACAGGGCGTTGCGTGGATTCTTTCCAAGAACATGATCGACGAACATATCAGAAAAATTCTCACCGTTTTCATTGACTGGCTGTGTAAGATAAATTTTGCACCAAATTTGAACGTTTGGATCGTACAAATGGTGGAAGGGTTGATG GCGAAGGGCCGAACCAATTGCATTTTAAGTGTGCGGAAGGATAAGCTGAAGCAATGCAAGGAAGTGATGCAGCTTCCGCTCTATCAGCAGCAGGTCGGGCCAGTGATCAATTGTTTGGAAGCTTGCGGAGACTTGCAACTG GATAATAGTCGTTTAAGCTACTCCTGCACCGAGCGTTACGATAACGCTTTGGACGCTGACAATAGTTTGACCCGTTCGAATGCCCGTGTAGGATTGGTTAATTTGGGTAATACTTGCTACATGAACAGCGTAGTGCAAGCTTTGGCGATGACCAAACAGTCAGTAAACCCATTTCTATCAAGAAACCTTCCCATATGTCGCACGATGTATgtattttactttattttattattttttagattttGCACGGAAGTTTTGCTGAAGCAAATCGACGCACCGCCATTCTCCGAAATTCAACAGCTGCTGGCTCTTTTGATTCATTCACGACGGCCTGAATTGACCCCGCGTGCGGTACTCGCCTCGACTAGGCCACCCGGTTTCGCGCCAGGCTATCAGCAGGATTCCTCCGAGTTTCTAAGCTATTTGTTAGATCGATTGCATGAGCAGGAGAAAAAGATTTTAAATGGCAATGTTACTCAGCAGCATAACACTTCGGCGCTGATTTCACCGAACGGCAGCGGAACAATTGCCACCAACAGCACCAAAACGCTGGTGCAGAAAACCTTCGAAGGACAGCTGTCCGTTGGCTGTTTGTGTACGGTTTGCAACAGCACGAACCACACTACCGAGACGTTCCGTTCGCTCGATTTGTCCTTTCCGGAGGATAGTGATCTGTCGGCCGCCGGCGATGGTACGCATTCTGTACAGAAACTGCTCGACTATTTCTGCTCTTCCGAGAAGCTGGTGGGCGAGAACCAGTACTTCTGCGATCGCTGCCGGCAGCTGCGCGATTGCGAACGTTCCGTGACCGTTGCCGTACCGCCTCAAAACCTTATTCTGACGATCAAGCACTTCCGGTACGACCAGAGCCGCAACTTGCGGGCGAAGCTGATGAACAAGATTCTGCACAACGAGGACATTTCGCTTACCATCACGGATGAGGCAGGCCACTGTCGCCAGCTGCACTACCGCAACTACGCGGTTGTAGTGCACTACGGTACAAGCATGGACTCGGGCCACTATTACACTTACGCACAGGATGGTACGGGAACGTGGTTCAAGTTTAACGACAACTATGTAACGGAATGCACCACCAGCGAGCTGCAAAACATACCGAGCCCCAACACGCCGTACATTTTGTTCTACCAACTGGTCACGAACAACGCGTCGGAAGCAACGGAAGCCGCCGCAAGCAGTGCGGACCAACCGATCGGATCATCGTATGGCGAAATCAGCAGTGGAATGAACGAAAGCTTTCCGGCACTGAACGAATTGCCCATTCGGCTGCAGGAGTTTGTGCGCGATGACAATCTCCTGTACCACCGGGAAGTGCAGGAGCAACGGGACAAAAAAGCCTCCAAGCTACCGCTGCTATCATTCGGCGGAAGTGGAGGCAATCGACGCCAGTCAGACGATTACGACGATCCTCCACCAAGCTCGTGCGGCAGCAAATGGCTCCAGTCGTCgaataattttatcttttaa
- the LOC1279512 gene encoding uncharacterized protein LOC1279512: protein MAVGRVAGTGNIGYSSNYRTGGRSYHGGINEEIIWISIGMAVTIAILITLALIYLAYEKCQKRRQRYIQA, encoded by the exons ATGGCCGTCGGGAGAGTGGCTGGTACGGGGAACATCGGGTACTCTTCAAATTACCGGACTGGAG GGCGGTCCTACCATGGCGGGATAAATGAGGAAATCATATGGATTAGCATCGGGATGGCGGTCACCATCGCCATCCTAATCACGTTAGCATTGATTTATCTTGCATACGAAAAGTGTCAAAAGCGACGGCAGCGCTACATACAAGCGTGA
- the LOC1279511 gene encoding ubiquitin carboxyl-terminal hydrolase 35 isoform X2, whose protein sequence is MAINQNTTDSSFQSSGNGGSSSATALRVLLEQLLLQSVNNGDANFLTEVEYQKICEYIVVLLVGDQIDATTKQEIRSLRSLADKITKQFQQLIERKAFRELVKDCLEKMYTADALSVKKLPSPFATIMLALMDPQQGVAWILSKNMIDEHIRKILTVFIDWLCKINFAPNLNVWIVQMVEGLMAKGRTNCILSVRKDKLKQCKEVMQLPLYQQQVGPVINCLEACGDLQLDNSRLSYSCTERYDNALDADNSLTRSNARVGLVNLGNTCYMNSVVQALAMTKQFCTEVLLKQIDAPPFSEIQQLLALLIHSRRPELTPRAVLASTRPPGFAPGYQQDSSEFLSYLLDRLHEQEKKILNGNVTQQHNTSALISPNGSGTIATNSTKTLVQKTFEGQLSVGCLCTVCNSTNHTTETFRSLDLSFPEDSDLSAAGDGTHSVQKLLDYFCSSEKLVGENQYFCDRCRQLRDCERSVTVAVPPQNLILTIKHFRYDQSRNLRAKLMNKILHNEDISLTITDEAGHCRQLHYRNYAVVVHYGTSMDSGHYYTYAQDGTGTWFKFNDNYVTECTTSELQNIPSPNTPYILFYQLVTNNASEATEAAASSADQPIGSSYGEISSGMNESFPALNELPIRLQEFVRDDNLLYHREVQEQRDKKASKLPLLSFGGSGGNRRQSDDYDDPPPSSCGSKWLQSSNNFIF, encoded by the exons ATGGCTATCAACCAAAACACAACCGATTCGTCGTTCCAAAGCTCTGGGAATGGTGGCAGTAGTTCAGCTACTGCCTTGCGTGTGCTGCTTGAGCAATTGCTGCTCCAAAGCGTCAACAATGGTGATGCAAACTTTCTCACCGAGGTCGAATATCAGAAAATTTGCGAATACATCGTGGTCCTGCTCGTGGGCGATCAAATCGATGCGACGACCAAGCAAGAAATTCGCAGCCTTCGTTCGCTAGCCGACAAAATTACCAAACAATTCCAGCAGCTGATTGAGCGGAAGGCGTTCCGCGAACTGGTGAAGGATTGCCTCGAAAAGATGTACACGGCCGATGCACTGTCGGTGAAAAAACTCCCCTCGCCGTTTGCCACGATCATGCTGGCGCTCATGGATCCCCAACAGGGCGTTGCGTGGATTCTTTCCAAGAACATGATCGACGAACATATCAGAAAAATTCTCACCGTTTTCATTGACTGGCTGTGTAAGATAAATTTTGCACCAAATTTGAACGTTTGGATCGTACAAATGGTGGAAGGGTTGATG GCGAAGGGCCGAACCAATTGCATTTTAAGTGTGCGGAAGGATAAGCTGAAGCAATGCAAGGAAGTGATGCAGCTTCCGCTCTATCAGCAGCAGGTCGGGCCAGTGATCAATTGTTTGGAAGCTTGCGGAGACTTGCAACTG GATAATAGTCGTTTAAGCTACTCCTGCACCGAGCGTTACGATAACGCTTTGGACGCTGACAATAGTTTGACCCGTTCGAATGCCCGTGTAGGATTGGTTAATTTGGGTAATACTTGCTACATGAACAGCGTAGTGCAAGCTTTGGCGATGACCAAACA attttGCACGGAAGTTTTGCTGAAGCAAATCGACGCACCGCCATTCTCCGAAATTCAACAGCTGCTGGCTCTTTTGATTCATTCACGACGGCCTGAATTGACCCCGCGTGCGGTACTCGCCTCGACTAGGCCACCCGGTTTCGCGCCAGGCTATCAGCAGGATTCCTCCGAGTTTCTAAGCTATTTGTTAGATCGATTGCATGAGCAGGAGAAAAAGATTTTAAATGGCAATGTTACTCAGCAGCATAACACTTCGGCGCTGATTTCACCGAACGGCAGCGGAACAATTGCCACCAACAGCACCAAAACGCTGGTGCAGAAAACCTTCGAAGGACAGCTGTCCGTTGGCTGTTTGTGTACGGTTTGCAACAGCACGAACCACACTACCGAGACGTTCCGTTCGCTCGATTTGTCCTTTCCGGAGGATAGTGATCTGTCGGCCGCCGGCGATGGTACGCATTCTGTACAGAAACTGCTCGACTATTTCTGCTCTTCCGAGAAGCTGGTGGGCGAGAACCAGTACTTCTGCGATCGCTGCCGGCAGCTGCGCGATTGCGAACGTTCCGTGACCGTTGCCGTACCGCCTCAAAACCTTATTCTGACGATCAAGCACTTCCGGTACGACCAGAGCCGCAACTTGCGGGCGAAGCTGATGAACAAGATTCTGCACAACGAGGACATTTCGCTTACCATCACGGATGAGGCAGGCCACTGTCGCCAGCTGCACTACCGCAACTACGCGGTTGTAGTGCACTACGGTACAAGCATGGACTCGGGCCACTATTACACTTACGCACAGGATGGTACGGGAACGTGGTTCAAGTTTAACGACAACTATGTAACGGAATGCACCACCAGCGAGCTGCAAAACATACCGAGCCCCAACACGCCGTACATTTTGTTCTACCAACTGGTCACGAACAACGCGTCGGAAGCAACGGAAGCCGCCGCAAGCAGTGCGGACCAACCGATCGGATCATCGTATGGCGAAATCAGCAGTGGAATGAACGAAAGCTTTCCGGCACTGAACGAATTGCCCATTCGGCTGCAGGAGTTTGTGCGCGATGACAATCTCCTGTACCACCGGGAAGTGCAGGAGCAACGGGACAAAAAAGCCTCCAAGCTACCGCTGCTATCATTCGGCGGAAGTGGAGGCAATCGACGCCAGTCAGACGATTACGACGATCCTCCACCAAGCTCGTGCGGCAGCAAATGGCTCCAGTCGTCgaataattttatcttttaa
- the LOC1279513 gene encoding cytokine receptor — translation MNRIVFVVLICWVSCVTSKNRLENAAALGWIIPTEPIYREVNDSFSLQCTLNMRSAEARWSNSSNLMFFQGDVPVPREQVKILNDSTIELVVEKADPHMNFAYTCKVNDTQGVGIRSVYIGHKPREVKDFKCRAPLWDKHMECTFTPDPNSMAATYELVFYFKPIIQNFTCKLETDDQTNLTKCIINVDTGYRNVNEKYYFILTASNHLGTLSQRFIINHFDVVIPHPPIGCVIEDVTSNSAVLKWSKWYKYDGFSRNFICEVKLLSIFDNNVWRTVSNEGLQLNHRVYTLPLRNLPYAATPYDVRIRMRTNSTETGSDLWSNHTSCLFDTLPRKPDMPPEVAIGAFENSNEHHLFIYWRELDDWQHNARSGFHYNITLIDQHGRIVEHLNTTGGMIDRHHLVDMNYTFVIKSANPEGMSEQASKVFVPARRHRLDKPSIDKLLSDSGKFTLSWKPPSRIHSPITSYTVFWCNTTSNSPNDCNGSINFTSVAADQTTFVLSDVGSTINFAVAANAGRVSSGMVWAACTATHKTDIGKLKTIWISEMDSSQIHLKWKTECVDVAHVGYMIYYCSISSPRTLGCKEPEMKINVTDKTLDHFLLENLHPYVTYKIEIAMYSDTHIGPRSVPLVNTTMEAAPSPPRNLVTERVTNNSISLHWEPPAHINGGKMFYWVFYNGQFLKHDVEEPSTNVTFTLDNLDAFTEYNITVTAETVKPSNSTEPVHARTLVGNPLVIGQPSTNSSNDSKLTIGWNSPSKPSGCVEFYELKVKANQIIVYQQRKTECQLREPICQNRDSSKYEFLVRAVNVDVTGPIKTAFEELSCSDRWTELNNMWPELKRFVAHAECGTSDAIAMQSNGYSWLSELPPNIRLHYGPWSEPLAHWCSMESKNTLALFILVGIAIASGIAMFSYSYVKVKHVLQVKVIIPDGLNDITGSGKPSGFGAVIGPAGIIFTEHHRVDHIITGGSTKEASYSKEQNQCLLPSSSSSGGSIADLSSHEPRSSADYCSNSGCCEDDSTSFYDQEAERQDLHGYSDDTTESIENSHETHQGSSTSSRSAANDDLGSSFGRTNLGTVNHLPIMPVTSMEGKSSQNRSSSAMPITVTSGYVPAPVVNTVKQPISSNGYLQIGALNNGGMMAPLDTMQKSYNAKMAAAAPISGYVTHKQLSDYGQHLK, via the exons ATGAATCGTATTGTGTTTGTAGTATTAATCTGCTGGGTGAGTTGCGTGACTTCAAAAAATCGACTCGAAAATGCCGCCGCGCTAGGAT gGATAATTCCAACAGAACCCATTTACCGGGAGGTAAATGATTCTTTCTCGCTGCAATGTACGCTTAACATGCGTTCCGCAGAGGCACGATGGTCAAACAGCAGCAATCTCATGTTTTTCCAAGGCGATGTACCAGTACCGCGGGAACAAGTGAAG ATACTTAATGATTCCACCATTGAGCTTGTGGTAGAGAAAGCGGATCCGCACATGAACTTTGCATACACATGCAAAGTCAACGATACGCAGGGTGTGGGTATCCGCAGCGTCTATATTGGGCATAAACCGCGAGAGGTAAAGGACTTCAAGTGTCGTGCTCCGCTCTGGGATAAGCACATGGAGTGCACCTTCACACCGGACCCCAATTCCATGGCTGCAACGTATGAattggtgttttattttaaaccaattaTACAAAATTTCACCTGTAAACTGGAGACAGATGATCAGACAAATCTTACGAAGTGCATCATCAACGTCGATACGGGATATCGAAATGTCAACGAAAAATACTATTTTATTCTGACCGCGTCCAACCACCTGGGCACGCTAAGCCAACGCTTCATTATAAATCATTTCGACGTGGTTATTCCTCATCCGCCGATCGGGTGCGTTATCGAGGACGTAACGTCAAACAGCGCAGTACTTAAGTGGAGCAAGTGGTACAAGTACGATGGGTTCAGTCGAAATTTTATCTGCGAAGTTAAGCTGCTGTCAATTTTTGATAATAACGTATGGCGCACAGTAAGCAACGAGGGATTGCAGCTGAACCACCGGGTGTATACACTGCCTTTGCGGAATTTGCCGTACGCCGCGACACCGTACGACGTGCGCATTAGGATGCGTACCAACTCGACGGAGACCGGTAGTGATTTGTGGTCAAACCATACGAGCTGCCTATTTGACACCTTGCCCCGCAAACCTGATATGCCTCCGGAAGTGGCCATCGGCGCCTTTGAGAACTCGAACGAACACCATCTGTTCATATACTGGCGTGAGCTGGACGACTGGCAGCATAACGCACGCAGTGGATTCCACTACAATATCACTCTGATTGACCAGCACGGAAGAATTGT CGAACACCTTAACACCACCGGGGGCATGATCGATCGACATCATTTAGTTGACATGAATTACACATTCGTAATAAAAAGTGCCAACCCGGAAGGTATGTCCGAACAAGCCAGCAAGGTGTTTGTTCCAGCTCGTCGCCATCGCCTTGACAAGCCTTCAATCGACAAGCTGCTGTCGGATTCGGGCAAATTTACGCTGTCCTGGAAACCACCTTCAAGGATCCACTCTCCAATTACAAGCTACACCGTGTTCTGGTGCAATACGACTAGCAACTCTCCGAACGATTGCAATGGATCCATAAACTTTACCAGTGTTGCCGCCGACCAGACCACTTTCGTGCTGAGCGATGTTGGGTCTACGATTAACTTTGCGGTAGCTGCTAACGCTGGACGTGTGTCGTCGGGGATGGTGTGGGCAGCGTGTACAGCTACGCACAAAACCGACATTGGCAAACTGAAAACTATCTGGATCAGTGAGATGGATTCGTCGCAAATTCATCTCAAGTGGAAAACGGAATGCGTTGATGTGGCACATGTGGGATACATGATCTACTACTGTTCGATCTCGTCTCCACGTACGCTCGGCTGCAAGGAACCAGAGATGAAGATTAATGTGACGGATAAGACTCTGGACCACTTTCTGTTGGAAAATCTCCATCCATACGTGACATACAAAATTGAAATTGCCATGTACTCCGATACGCACATTGGGCCACGCAGCGTGCCGTTAGTAAATACTACTATGGAAGCAG CTCCATCACCGCCACGAAACTTAGTAACGGAAAGAGTAACAAATAACAGTATATCCCTCCACTGGGAACCTCCGGCACACATAAACGGTGGAAAGATGTTCTACTGGGTGTTTTACAATGGTCAATTTTTAAAGCATGATGTTGAGGAACCGAGTACAAATGTTACATTTACGCTCGATAATCTAGACGCATTCACTGAGTACAATATCACGGTCACTGCTGAAACGGTGAAACCTTCGAACAGCACTGAACCGGTGCATGCTCGAACGCTGGTAGGGAATCCGTTAGTGATCGGACAGCCGAGTACGAACAGCTCGAACGATTCCAAGCTAACGATTGGATGGAACTCGCCGTCGAAACCTTCTGGCTGTGTAGAGTTTTACGAATTAAAGGTGAAAGCCAATCagataattgtgtaccaacaGCGCAAGACGGAATGTCAACTGAGGGAACCAATATGCCAAAATCGAGACAGCTCAAAGTACGAGTTTCTGGTGCGCGCAGTAAACGTTGACGTTACCGGTCCGATAAAGACTGCTTTCGAGGAGCTGTCGTGCAGTGATCGCTGGACGGAGCTGAATAATATGTGGCCCGAGCTAAAACGCTTCGTAGCGCACGCAGAATGTGGAACGAGCGACGCGATAGCCATGCAATCGAACGGATATTCTTGGCTTAGTGAACTACCACCTAATATTCGTCTACACTACGGTCCGTGGTCTGAACCGTTGGCACACTGGTGTTCGATGGAGAGTAAGAACACGTTGGCACTTTTTATCCTGGTAGGCATTGCAATTGCCAGCGGTATAGCGATGTTTAGTTACTCGTACGTTAAGGTGAAGCATGTTCTGCAAGTGAAGGTTATCATACCAGACGGACTGAATGATATAACAGGATCCGGCAAACCATCCGGTTTTGGCGCTGTTATTGGGCCAGCGGGTATCATCTTTACGGAACATCACCGCGTCGATCACATCATAACGGGTGGTTCCACCAAAGAGGCCAGTTACAGTAAGGAGCAGAATCAATGTCTGTTAccgtcctcgtcctcctcgggTGGTAGTATAGCCGACCTAAGCAGCCATGAGCCACGATCTTCGGCAGACTATTGTAGCAACAGTGGATGCTGTGAGGACGACAGTACAAGCTTTTACGATCAGGAAGCAGAAAGACAAGACCTACACGGG TACAGTGACGATACTACGGAATCTATAGAAAATAGCCACGAAACGCACCAGGGCAGTAGTACTAGCAGCAGATCGGCAGCAAACGATGATTTGGGCTCATCTTTTGGACGCACCAATCTTGGAACCGTGAATCATCTGCCAATAATGCCTGTAACATCGATGGAAGGCAAGAGTAGTCAGAACAGATCATCATCGGCCATGCCGATTACTGTCACTTCAGGCTACGTTCCAGCACCGGTAGTTAAT ACTGTTAAACAACCCATCAGCTCAAATGGCTACTTACAAATCGGAGCCCTTAATAACGGTGGCATGATGGCGCCTTTGGATACGATGCAGAAATCGTACAATGCTAAAATGGCAGCCGCAGCACCAATATCAG GATACGTGACGCATAAACAGTTATCAGACTATGGGCAACATTTGAAATAA
- the LOC3292124 gene encoding atherin, whose product MGKSSQVAVDHDSSSDRITARVGSRTKKAKVVFDPSDHHVPRKRNRRGENDVAATGTPRSESNRTATPSSPSPTDGSSNHNQMPTTTPPATVAAAPAATAAAAAIPAAGQRGTASTSSYRACQKCGRSGPGRMPRKTPTTAWTCSACLVNKTESKTVSATTTTKQQAQAEKRTNKPRSGRGTTEEEEEDDDIHDVQEEEDLDEEDNKQQHDFAGFSEMELGGHVGNVNTALTDERLSVPIKHELSTDSDDGQTSELHKRTSAGPATKGGQSDDDEEGTDESRKEIRYWTCDDVCRFFSKHCKAWGDIFQEQEIDGPSLLLMRKTDVLSRFGLKLGPAMELYQRIVALQNGDRDIVDVRLTWI is encoded by the exons ATGGGCAAATCGTCGCAAGTTGCTGTGGATCATGATAGCAGCAGTGATCGCATAACAGCTCGCGTTGGATCGCGCACCAAG AAAGCGAAAGTAGTGTTCGATCCTTCGGATCATCATGTGCCGCGGAAACGCAACCGTCGCGGCGAAAACGATGTTGCTGCAACGGGAACACCCAGATCGGAATCAAACCGTACAGCAACGCCCTCATCGCCTTCGCCCACCGATGGTTCGAGCAATCATAATCAGATGCCAaccacaacaccaccagcaacagtagcagcagcaccagcagcaacagcagcagcggcagcgatACCAGCCGCTGGGCAGCGTGGCACGGCATCGACCTCGTCATACCGTGCATGTCAGAAATGTGGACGAAGTGGTCCGGGCCGAATGCCTCGCAAAACACCCACAACAGCCTGGACCTGTTCTGCGTGTCTTGTAAATAAGACAGAAAGCAAAACGGtcagcgccaccaccaccaccaaacagcAGGCGCAAGCGGAAAAGCGTACTAACAAACCACGCAGTGGCCGCGGAACTacggaagaagaggaagaagatgatgatatTCACGATGTGCAGGAAGAAGAGGACTTGGATGAAGAAGACAATAAGCAGCAGCATGATTTCGCCGGATTCAGCGAGATGGAACTCGGTGGCCATGTGGGGAATGTGAATACTGCATTGACAGATGAAAGGCTGTCGGTTCCAATTAAACACGAGCTTAGCACGGACAGTGACGACGGGCAGACGAGCGAGCTGCACAAACGCACTTCCGCAGGCCCAGCGACAAAAGGTGGCCAAAGCGATGACGACGAAGAAGGTACCGATGAGTCTAGGAAAGAAATACGTTACTGGACCTGCGACGACGTTTGCCGCTTCTTTAGCAAACATTGTAAGGCATGGGGTGATATCTTTCAAGAACAG GAAATCGATGGCCCTTCGTTGCTTTTGATGCGTAAAACCGATGTACTGTCTCGGTTCGGTCTGAAACTCGGTCCGGCAATGGAGCTGTATCAACGGATCGTAGCCCTACAGAACGGAGACAGAGACATAGTCGATGTGCGGCTTACATGGATTTGA